AGGAAACGGAGACGGGAACAAGGCCCGCCTCACATTCAGCTGGCGCGTTACATACGCGCCGGCAAGGCAGTTACTTCTTCACCGCGTCGCTGACCGCATCCTCAGCCTTCCAGACACGATACTTCACTTGCGCGTCCTGCGGCACATAGACCACGATCGGCAGACGGCTGTTGTAACGCTGCATGGCGGCATCGCCCAGATTTGCCGTCACGAAGGCTTCATGCTTGGTGTTGTCCGGGCAGGCCATCATGGTACTCATCGGGCCGGAGAGTTTATCCAGCACCAGGTAGTCGTAGCCCCAGCCGGACAAGGTTTTGCTTTCCAGCTTGCCGCCCAGCCCATGGTGGTTGCAGTCAACCTGCAGCGTTTTACCGATCAGCAACTCAACCTTATAGTTTTCTTCATGCTCCTGTTTCGGCAGGTAAATCACCTGACGCGTCATGCCTTTTTCCGCCTGCGGGTAAGGGGCAATCTTTTCCAGCGGCTGCTGGCGGATGTCGCCCTTTTCAGTCGCGTTGGTCGCCGCACCGGCAGAAGCAGCCATCATCATGCCGGCTACTAGCAAGGAGATCTTTTTCATGTTCTTTCCCTATGATTCATACTGAAAACCAGACATAAACTAATACACTATACCAACTCTTTCCAATGGTTTAATCTTCTTTACATTGAGACATTAAAAGGAACAACCACTGGAACAAGAGAAAATAGCAGAACAAAAACAATTCACATGAGCAATGTATTGCCGCACTAAGGTTTCCTTAAGCTGGAAAATTTATCGCTGGCAGGCTGATGACCAACGGCGAGCTGGCGCACACACCTCGAAACCCCATCCCGACGTTTATTAAATCAACCCTCAACGGCCAAACACTTTAAGAATGGCTCTATTTACTCCTTGGCGCCATCCTTTTACCGTTGACAAGTTTTTGGCTTAATAGTCAGTGGGTTGCTATTTTTGTGGCTGTCGCGTAGCAAAGCGCTGGACTGAGCATCAGTAATATGTGGTTCGACAGCGCCAGCGGGTATTTCCCCTGGCAGCATAACGTCAGGCTGGATGCGATCAACCACCGGCCCTTGAAGATCGGCGTGATCGCCGCCTCGGTGCTGCCGCTGCTTCCCCGGCGGGCACGCCTCCAGCGGCTTTGCGGTGATGGCGCGGTTCTTTCTGTTTTATCCCCGGCGACCAAAAGTGGCTTATGCCTGCTGGGGTGCCGGCATCACCCCGGGGCTGCTGATGGACTTTGGTCAGGTGATACGCGGCGCACACTTTTTTTCCCATAACCTGTGAGCAGGTTGGTGGGTTTGGTTCAGCCAATTGGCTGTTTATTGGTGGGTTAGCGGCGTTATTCGCCGCAAGACGAGGTAAATATCATGGAGCAGTTGAACTATCTTCTTTTCGCCTGGATTAACGCAACCCCGGCCTCGCCCGAATGGTCGATCGACTTCGCCACCTTCCTGGCGCGTGATGTGATCGCCATCGTTCCGCTATTGATTGTCGGCCTGTGGTTCTGGGGGCCGAAAGACGCGCTGGTTTCACAGCGTGAAGTGGTGGCAAAAACCACCATAGCGCTGGCATTCGCCATCCTGACCTCCGCCGCCATCGGTATGCTGCTGCCGCACGAACGCCCCTTCGTCGCCGGCATCGGCTACACCTTCCTGCATCATGCGCCGGACAGCTCCTTCCCCAGCGATCACGGTACCGCCATATTCACCTTTGCCATGGCATTTTTATGCTGGCACCGGCTGTGGTCCGGCATTGTGCTGATGGTTATCGCCGTCGCCATCGCCTGGTCGCGGGTTTTCCTTGGCGTACACTGGCCGCTGGATATGGTAGGTGGTTTCCTGCTTGGCATGGTGGGCTGCCTGGTGGCGCAGCTGGTGTGGAACCTGTTCGGCAGCGCGATCGCCGCCCGGCTGGAGCGCCTGTACCGTTTCCTGTTCGCCTTCCCTATCCGTAAAGGCTGGATCAAAGAGTAATCCCGTGCGGGGCCGTTGGCCCCGCCGTTATATCCCCCTGCCGGTTTATTCCCTTCAGCACTGCTATGTTATTTAAATAACAAAATACCGCTAAAAACGTGGTAAAAACTCGAATTTCGGCTATAATTACGGGCAAATAATGTTATTATTATAACATTCAGTACTAACCATTCAGAGGAAGCGCAATGACTAGCGAAAACATTGATTACGCCAGCTACATCGACCATACCCTGCTGGCGATGGACGCCACCGAGCAGCAAATCAGCAAACTGTGTGAAGAAGCGCAGCAGCACAATTTCTACGCGGTATGCGTGAACTCCGGTTACGTCCCGCTGGTTGCACAGTTACTGCAGGAAAGCACGGTGAAAGTCTGCTCGGTTATCGGTTTTCCGCTGGGCGCCGGCCTGACCGTCACCAAGGCCTTTGAAGCGAAAGCGGCGATTGCCGCCGGCGCGCAGGAAATCGATATGGTCATCAACGTCGGCTGGCTGAAAAGCGGCATGCTGGAGGATGTCAAAGCCGATATCGCCGCCGTGCGTGAGGTTTGCGCGGCTATCCCATTGAAGGTAATATTGGAAACCTGCCTGCTCAGCGACGCGCAAATCGTGCAAGTGTGTGAAATGTGTCGTGAACTTGACGTCGCCTTTGTCAAAACCTCAACCGGCTTCAGCACCGGCGGCGCTCGTGAAGAGCACGTTAAACTGATGCGCGCTACCGTGGGCAGCGAAATGGGCGTGAAAGCCTCCGGCGCAGTACGCGACCGCGCGACCGCCAAAACGATGATTGAAGCCGGCGCCACGCGTATCGGCACCAGTTCCGGCGTAGCCATCGTATCCGGCGAGCAGGCCGCCGCCGGCAGCTACTGATAGCAACGCCCCCGGCATACTTGCAGTGACCGGGCGCATTTGTTGACTGATGCGGGGTAATGCGTAGTACGCACTGCTCCGCATTGTTGTATCTGGCCCTGGGCCGCCACGGATATCTCTTTATCTCTAAACCGACGGGAGCAACGAATGGAAACGCGGCGCGAAGAACGCATCAATCGATTAGTCCAGGTGTTAAAGCGTTCTGACAAAATCCACTTGAAAGAAGCCGCCGCGCTGCTGGGGGTGTCGGAAATGACCATCCGCCGCGATCTCAGCGCCGAGCCTGCGGCGGTGGTGTTGCTGGGCGGCTACGTGGTGACCGACCCGCGCAACAACGGCGTGACCCATTACTTTGTTTCCGACCAAAAAGCCAAGCAGGTGAGCGAGAAACGGCGCATCGGCCTGCTGGCCGCCCCGCTGATCGCAGAGAATGATACGGTGTTCTTTGATTGCGGCACCACCACGCCAGCGATTATCGACGCCATTGCCGACGACCTGCCCTTCACCGGCGTCTGCCACTCGCTCAATACCTTTCTGGCCCTGCAGGATAAACCGCAGTGCAAGGTGATCCTATGCGGCGGTGAATTCAAGCCGAATAACTATATCTTCAGCAGTATCGGCCAGCGCAACGAAATGGACAGCATCTGTCCCAACATCGCTTTTATTTCCGCCGCAGGCCTCAGCCTACAGCAAGGCGCCAGCTGCTTTAACTTTGACGAGCTGGATATGAAGCACCGGGCGCTGGCGACGGCGCAGCGCAAGGTGCTGGTGGCCGACCACAGTAAATTCGGCAAGGTGAAGCCGGCCTGCATCGGCCCGCTGACCCTGTTTGATCATGTCATCACCGACCAGCGCCCCGACGGCGAATTCAGCGATTTCTTCAATCAGCACGCCATCACCCTGCGCTACTGAGCCATTCAGACCGCTGAGCACGGCTCAGCGGTTCTCTCGTACAAATTATCCGCAATTAAATTACCAATAATCTCATCCGGCTCTGACAATAAGTTAATAAATTGCAACCGGTAACGGGAGTTATTATTTTTTTCTACGCGGAATAACGGCGAAATAGTGAAGCGCAGCATAAGCGTCCGGCAGGTTTTTAGCACATCGCCCCCCATCATTGTTGATTAAAATAACGCCACCGCATCATCTATCGCGGATAAAACAGCCATGGGCGCACGTTTATATGGTGAATGATTAAGCGTTACCCGGCGTTAATAAATCATTTCACCAGGTAGGGTGCATCCGCACAAAAAACCATTAAAACACTGGATAATCATTCGGTTAATAAAAAACCACGTTACACGACGATGTGATCGTCATCACTAAACCCGCTTATTCATCGTTTTTAGCTAGATCCTCGCCACTGCTTAAAATATATTGCTCACCTTCTGTACACAGGCAGCGTTTTATCCGGCCAAGCAGGCAAAAACCCAGATAACGCATGCAGTAATAAAAAAACACAATAAAGCATAATGCTTCACGCAGATGAACATTTAATAAATAAAATTTTAACAAAGTGGGTATTTGCCGCATATATATCGCATTTGAGAGCGTGATCACGGTTGTTTATGCTGGAAATCGCTATCTTTCTGCCATCAAAAACGGGAGACAAGAATCTTCCGAGTTAATACTCTATTTTCCGCCTAACCTGGGCGGCATGATTTTTAGTGTTAGTTCATCGCCACGATAATTAGCACAATAAACAACCAGGGGGAGGTTCCTTTATCCCCGCAAGAAACGCCTGATTTAACCGGCAGCCGCTGACTGATTTACGGCTTTCGGCTTTAACGTAAATTTTTGACTTTGCTTTTAAATTAACGTGTTCACTTCGGAGATATTTATGGACACTACACAGACCGGCACGATTGTCTCGGCAGCATCGGGTTCCAGCAGTACCTGGCGTAAAAGCGATACCATGTGGATGTTGGGCCTGTACGGCACCGCCATCGGCGCAGGCGTGCTGTTCCTGCCCATCAACGCCGGGATCGGCGGCTTAATCCCGCTGATTATCATGGCCATCATCGCCTTCCCGATGACGTTCTTCGCCCACCGCGGCCTGTGCCGTTTTGTCCTGTCCGGCAAAAATCCGGGCGAAGATATCACCGAGGTGGTGGAAGAGCACTTCGGCA
The nucleotide sequence above comes from Serratia rhizosphaerae. Encoded proteins:
- the eco gene encoding serine protease inhibitor ecotin, whose protein sequence is MKKISLLVAGMMMAASAGAATNATEKGDIRQQPLEKIAPYPQAEKGMTRQVIYLPKQEHEENYKVELLIGKTLQVDCNHHGLGGKLESKTLSGWGYDYLVLDKLSGPMSTMMACPDNTKHEAFVTANLGDAAMQRYNSRLPIVVYVPQDAQVKYRVWKAEDAVSDAVKK
- the ybjG gene encoding undecaprenyl-diphosphate phosphatase, which gives rise to MEQLNYLLFAWINATPASPEWSIDFATFLARDVIAIVPLLIVGLWFWGPKDALVSQREVVAKTTIALAFAILTSAAIGMLLPHERPFVAGIGYTFLHHAPDSSFPSDHGTAIFTFAMAFLCWHRLWSGIVLMVIAVAIAWSRVFLGVHWPLDMVGGFLLGMVGCLVAQLVWNLFGSAIAARLERLYRFLFAFPIRKGWIKE
- the deoC gene encoding deoxyribose-phosphate aldolase, yielding MTSENIDYASYIDHTLLAMDATEQQISKLCEEAQQHNFYAVCVNSGYVPLVAQLLQESTVKVCSVIGFPLGAGLTVTKAFEAKAAIAAGAQEIDMVINVGWLKSGMLEDVKADIAAVREVCAAIPLKVILETCLLSDAQIVQVCEMCRELDVAFVKTSTGFSTGGAREEHVKLMRATVGSEMGVKASGAVRDRATAKTMIEAGATRIGTSSGVAIVSGEQAAAGSY
- the deoR gene encoding DNA-binding transcriptional repressor DeoR — encoded protein: METRREERINRLVQVLKRSDKIHLKEAAALLGVSEMTIRRDLSAEPAAVVLLGGYVVTDPRNNGVTHYFVSDQKAKQVSEKRRIGLLAAPLIAENDTVFFDCGTTTPAIIDAIADDLPFTGVCHSLNTFLALQDKPQCKVILCGGEFKPNNYIFSSIGQRNEMDSICPNIAFISAAGLSLQQGASCFNFDELDMKHRALATAQRKVLVADHSKFGKVKPACIGPLTLFDHVITDQRPDGEFSDFFNQHAITLRY